From Woronichinia naegeliana WA131, the proteins below share one genomic window:
- a CDS encoding response regulator: MPDIVLPIAAQPLTTPIKLFMVEDSASDRYTYIRYLRAEKSLDYHIVEAETLEEGLSLWQSFQSGIYSSQLLQIALVDINLPDGNGLELLEMIRGNHPQLPVIVITGQGDERMAVRAMKLGASDYLVKEDITASVLGRCVANVIRQFKLSQELERLQRQEQISSRIALQIRQFLKLEEIYQAIVTEVRGFLTADRVMVYKFLPDMSGVIVAEDVVSPWLSFLNTEVIDNCFQQNLGGAYQQGRIFVAADIHRANLTDCHLQLLERFQVKANLVVPILLPASPDQQSLLWGLLIAHQCSAPRIWDEVDIELLQRLSVKLAIALQQAELYQNLQDLNTSLEKRVTERTSQLQNLIYHYQQAEKKLQFQSHILDEINDAVISTDLQGNIQTWNKGAERFFGYRAEEVIGQNVDILYENVSELHTKVLEPLLANGYHEVELINVTKSGERRYTSLRLSITRDQQGNIMGLLGCSNDITDRKRDELKLQETNEQLAQATRLKDEFLANMSHELRTPLNAILGMSESLQESIFGEINPQQQEAIALIESSGKHLLDLINDILDLSKIEAGKLELKRESIAVQSLCKSSTLLVQQMAFSKNIQLHTRIASHIDRIWGDERYLRQVLVNLLSNAIKFTPSGGNVTLAVQQEPTEILFSVRDTGIGIQESDLGKLFQLFVQIDSSLSRQYTGTGLGLALVKRLVTQHGGTISVESTLGQGSCFTIHLPIQSSETLASPIAASSPLENVLSVSTSTPPPLILLADNNESTTKTLEDYFTIKGYRILLAYSGQETLALAKSHKPDLILMDLQMPDLEESKVITQIRSDVAIAAIPIIAVTDLALPEVAEKCSIVGINEYVSKPVRLKRLAEIVRQFCHQDEESR; encoded by the coding sequence ATGCCAGATATTGTGCTTCCAATCGCTGCTCAACCCTTAACGACCCCAATCAAGCTTTTCATGGTGGAGGATTCGGCAAGTGATCGTTACACCTATATCCGCTATCTTCGGGCTGAAAAAAGCCTCGATTATCACATTGTGGAAGCAGAAACCCTAGAGGAGGGTTTGTCACTCTGGCAGTCATTCCAGAGCGGGATTTATTCCTCCCAACTGCTTCAGATCGCCTTAGTCGATATTAATTTGCCCGATGGCAATGGTTTAGAACTACTAGAAATGATTCGAGGCAACCATCCCCAACTACCTGTCATTGTGATCACTGGTCAGGGAGACGAACGGATGGCCGTGCGGGCGATGAAATTGGGGGCCAGCGACTACTTGGTTAAAGAGGATATTACGGCTTCTGTGCTTGGCCGTTGTGTCGCCAATGTGATCCGCCAGTTTAAACTCTCTCAAGAATTAGAACGGTTACAGCGACAGGAGCAGATTAGTTCTCGCATTGCTTTACAGATTCGTCAATTTCTCAAGTTAGAGGAGATTTATCAGGCGATCGTGACTGAGGTGAGAGGCTTTTTGACGGCGGATCGGGTTATGGTTTACAAATTTCTGCCGGATATGAGTGGTGTCATTGTCGCTGAAGATGTGGTTTCGCCCTGGTTATCATTCCTAAATACAGAGGTGATCGATAATTGTTTTCAGCAAAATTTAGGCGGGGCCTATCAGCAGGGGAGAATTTTTGTAGCTGCCGATATCCATCGTGCTAATTTAACGGATTGTCATCTCCAATTACTGGAACGTTTTCAGGTTAAAGCCAACCTCGTCGTTCCGATTCTCTTGCCCGCTTCCCCGGATCAGCAATCCTTACTTTGGGGTTTACTCATTGCTCATCAATGTTCTGCACCTCGTATCTGGGATGAAGTCGATATTGAATTATTGCAACGTCTATCGGTAAAATTGGCGATCGCCTTGCAGCAGGCCGAACTTTATCAAAATTTACAGGATCTCAACACATCTTTGGAAAAACGAGTCACCGAAAGGACATCCCAACTCCAAAACCTGATTTATCACTACCAACAAGCAGAAAAAAAACTCCAATTCCAAAGCCATATCCTGGATGAGATCAATGATGCCGTTATTTCTACCGATCTTCAGGGCAATATCCAAACCTGGAACAAAGGAGCGGAAAGATTCTTTGGTTATCGAGCCGAGGAAGTGATCGGTCAAAATGTGGATATTCTTTATGAAAACGTCTCTGAACTCCATACAAAAGTCCTTGAACCACTTTTGGCCAATGGCTATCATGAAGTTGAATTGATCAACGTCACTAAATCGGGTGAACGCCGTTATACCAGCCTGCGACTCTCTATTACCAGAGATCAACAGGGCAATATTATGGGTTTGCTAGGTTGCTCTAATGATATTACGGATCGCAAACGTGACGAACTGAAATTACAAGAAACCAATGAGCAATTGGCCCAAGCCACTCGTCTCAAAGATGAATTTTTGGCGAATATGAGCCATGAACTACGAACTCCGCTCAATGCCATTTTGGGAATGTCGGAATCGCTACAGGAATCGATATTTGGCGAAATTAATCCCCAACAGCAAGAGGCGATCGCTCTAATTGAAAGCAGTGGCAAACATTTATTGGACTTGATCAACGACATTCTGGATTTGTCTAAAATTGAAGCAGGTAAATTAGAACTCAAAAGAGAATCGATTGCTGTCCAGAGCCTCTGCAAGAGTAGTACGCTCCTTGTCCAGCAGATGGCTTTCTCTAAAAATATCCAATTACACACCCGGATCGCCAGCCATATTGACCGAATTTGGGGGGATGAACGTTATCTGCGTCAAGTTCTGGTAAACCTTCTAAGCAATGCGATTAAATTTACGCCATCCGGCGGCAATGTCACCCTAGCGGTGCAGCAAGAACCCACAGAAATCCTCTTTTCGGTAAGGGATACGGGGATTGGTATCCAGGAGTCCGATCTGGGCAAGCTCTTTCAACTCTTTGTCCAAATTGATAGTAGTCTCAGTCGTCAATATACTGGCACTGGATTGGGGCTGGCTTTAGTGAAGCGTTTGGTAACTCAGCATGGGGGAACAATTTCCGTCGAAAGCACCCTAGGTCAGGGAAGTTGTTTTACCATTCATCTTCCCATCCAGTCTTCGGAGACGTTAGCCTCACCGATCGCGGCCAGTTCTCCATTAGAGAATGTTTTGTCTGTCTCGACCTCAACCCCACCGCCCTTAATTCTTTTAGCAGACAATAATGAAAGCACTACCAAAACCCTGGAGGACTACTTTACAATCAAAGGCTATCGAATTCTGTTAGCCTATTCTGGGCAGGAAACGCTTGCACTGGCGAAAAGCCATAAACCGGATCTCATTTTAATGGATCTGCAAATGCCTGATCTGGAAGAGTCAAAGGTGATCACCCAAATTAGAAGTGATGTCGCGATCGCCGCAATTCCTATCATTGCCGTTACCGATTTAGCCCTACCCGAAGTGGCTGAAAAATGTTCTATCGTCGGAATCAATGAATATGTTAGTAAACCGGTGCGGCTCAAAAGACTGGCTGAAATTGTTCGGCAATTCTGTCATCAGGATGAGGAATCAAGGTGA
- a CDS encoding thylakoid membrane photosystem I accumulation factor — protein MKFTMNYPFLIAVRQFWIRLGLTLMLTLVLTLGLGFSQTAWASIDDDRLDGNIFVVYAGNGSLVPPRLNLTESFARKLPVILVYYLDDNSDCKQYAFIVSRLQEFYGRAASIVPVSVDSILPKSSYKKNEPGYYYQGVIPQTVILDQKGKMIFNGKGQIKFEVMDDILRDLFNLLPRSQSVQLKQKTFNEFNSELVEN, from the coding sequence ATAAAGTTCACCATGAATTACCCGTTTCTCATTGCTGTTCGTCAATTTTGGATTCGCCTAGGTTTAACGTTAATGCTCACACTGGTTTTAACGCTAGGATTGGGCTTTTCCCAAACGGCTTGGGCCAGTATTGATGATGACCGTCTAGATGGGAATATTTTTGTGGTCTATGCTGGCAATGGTTCCTTGGTGCCTCCTCGCCTCAATTTAACGGAATCCTTTGCCCGTAAATTACCTGTTATTCTGGTTTACTACCTAGATGACAATAGTGATTGCAAACAATATGCTTTTATTGTTTCTCGTCTTCAGGAATTCTATGGACGGGCTGCCAGTATTGTCCCGGTGAGTGTGGATTCTATCTTGCCAAAATCTTCTTATAAAAAGAATGAACCTGGTTACTATTATCAAGGTGTGATTCCCCAAACCGTTATCCTGGATCAAAAGGGAAAAATGATTTTCAATGGCAAGGGACAGATTAAGTTTGAAGTTATGGATGATATCTTGCGGGATCTATTCAATCTGTTACCCCGTTCTCAGTCAGTTCAGTTAAAACAAAAGACGTTTAACGAATTCAATAGTGAACTAGTTGAGAATTAA
- a CDS encoding tetratricopeptide repeat protein translates to MVFIAKKIKQTLTLEDVAKIEPLIDHLKIATEELNEWLEDKDLAWPFAGLRRFCEGQGLYNEALPYCEQCLRLTEQRLGADHPDVARSLNNLADLYQFQGRYGLAEPLYQRSLAIKEKQLGENHPDVARSLNNLAELYRNQGRYSSAELFYLRSLSISEKVYGADRLEIATNLNNLGLLYESQGRYAEAEPLILRSLAIREKQLGADHPDVAESLSNLAVLYYTQERYKEAEPLLARLLAIREKQLGVDHPDVAYSLNNLGLLYESQGRYAEAELLILRALAIWEKHLGGDHPHVATSLSTLAVLYDSQERHKEAEPLHLRSLAIREKQLGADHPDVATSLNNLAILYKAQGNYAKVEPLILRSLAIWEKHLGADHPDVATSLNNLAILYESQGRYTEAELLYRRSLAIREKQLGVDNPHVGTSLNNLAVLYESQGRYTEAEPLYLRSLAIDEKVYGEDHPEIATDLNNLAFLYNAQGNYAEAKTLSQRALNILQKALGNHHPDTQTVLFATKMFNVQVLLDCDSGTLLGLLQALAQQANLPNSDTETKLILLETIATNPQLLQHLRQSL, encoded by the coding sequence ATGGTGTTTATTGCTAAAAAAATTAAGCAAACTTTGACCTTGGAAGATGTTGCGAAGATCGAACCCTTGATTGATCACCTGAAAATTGCAACTGAGGAGTTAAACGAATGGCTAGAAGATAAGGATTTAGCTTGGCCTTTTGCTGGTTTACGTCGCTTTTGTGAAGGTCAAGGCCTCTACAACGAAGCACTTCCCTATTGTGAGCAATGTCTAAGATTGACGGAACAACGTTTAGGCGCAGACCATCCCGACGTTGCCCGAAGTCTTAACAACTTGGCAGATTTGTACCAATTTCAAGGACGCTACGGTTTAGCAGAACCCCTATACCAGCGATCGCTGGCTATCAAGGAAAAACAATTAGGAGAAAACCATCCCGACGTTGCCCGAAGTCTTAACAATTTAGCAGAACTATACCGTAACCAAGGACGCTACTCTTCGGCCGAACTCTTCTATCTGCGATCACTTTCTATCAGTGAAAAAGTTTATGGGGCAGATCGTCTAGAAATTGCAACAAACCTCAACAATTTAGGGTTACTTTACGAATCCCAAGGACGCTACGCAGAGGCTGAACCCCTCATTCTGCGATCACTGGCGATCAGAGAAAAACAGTTAGGAGCAGACCATCCTGACGTTGCCGAAAGTCTCAGCAACCTAGCAGTACTGTACTACACACAAGAACGCTACAAAGAAGCCGAACCACTTTTGGCGAGATTGCTTGCTATCAGGGAAAAACAGTTAGGAGTAGACCATCCTGACGTTGCCTACAGTCTCAACAATTTAGGGTTACTTTACGAATCCCAAGGACGCTACGCAGAAGCTGAACTCCTTATCCTACGAGCGCTGGCGATCTGGGAAAAACACTTAGGAGGAGACCATCCCCACGTCGCCACCAGTCTCAGCACTTTAGCGGTACTGTACGATTCTCAAGAACGCCACAAAGAAGCCGAACCTCTCCACCTGCGATCATTGGCTATTAGGGAAAAACAGTTAGGAGCAGACCATCCCGACGTTGCCACCAGTCTCAACAATTTAGCAATACTTTATAAAGCCCAAGGCAACTATGCAAAAGTTGAACCCCTCATTCTGCGATCATTGGCGATCTGGGAAAAACACTTAGGAGCAGACCATCCCGACGTTGCCACCAGTCTCAACAATTTAGCAATACTTTACGAATCCCAAGGACGCTATACAGAAGCCGAACTTCTCTACCGGCGATCGCTGGCTATCAGAGAAAAACAATTAGGAGTAGACAATCCCCACGTTGGCACCAGTCTCAACAATTTAGCCGTACTGTACGAATCCCAAGGACGCTACACAGAAGCCGAACCTCTTTACCTGCGATCACTTGCTATCGATGAAAAAGTTTATGGAGAAGATCATCCAGAAATTGCGACAGACCTCAACAATTTAGCGTTTCTTTATAACGCTCAAGGCAACTACGCAGAGGCAAAAACCTTGTCTCAACGAGCCTTAAACATTTTGCAAAAAGCATTAGGCAATCATCATCCCGATACTCAAACAGTCCTATTTGCAACAAAAATGTTTAACGTACAAGTCCTTCTAGATTGTGATTCAGGCACATTGCTGGGTCTTCTACAAGCCCTTGCCCAACAAGCAAACCTTCCTAATTCAGATACAGAAACAAAGTTAATCCTGCTAGAAACAATTGCAACCAATCCTCAACTATTGCAGCACCTACGACAATCATTGTAG
- a CDS encoding type II toxin-antitoxin system Phd/YefM family antitoxin — protein sequence MYQVTVDYAKANLEELCDRTEKEPDGVAIIRENRSYILITQEKWESFYSCKTRYGE from the coding sequence ATGTATCAAGTCACCGTTGATTACGCCAAAGCCAACCTCGAAGAACTCTGCGATCGCACAGAAAAAGAACCAGATGGAGTAGCGATCATTCGTGAAAATCGCAGTTATATTCTCATTACTCAAGAAAAATGGGAATCCTTTTATTCGTGCAAAACACGCTATGGAGAGTAG
- a CDS encoding tetratricopeptide repeat protein has product MESRQKQNRLIKGRSLAIREKQLEENHPDVAASLNNLAELYRVQGKYEEAEPLYLRSLAIREKQLGENHPDVATSLNNLAGLYRSQGKYAEAEPLYLRSLAIREKQLGENHPDVAQILNNLAELYRVQGKYTEAEPLYLRSLSIREKQLGADHPDVAQSLNNLASSMGSPTLYRQVSDGMKVELIECSNSKFAL; this is encoded by the coding sequence ATGGAGAGTAGGCAGAAGCAGAACCGCTTGATTAAAGGGCGATCGCTGGCAATCAGAGAAAAGCAATTAGAAGAAAATCATCCAGATGTTGCCGCTAGTCTCAACAATCTGGCAGAACTTTATCGCGTTCAAGGAAAATACGAAGAAGCGGAACCTCTTTATCTGCGATCGCTGGCAATCAGGGAAAAACAATTAGGAGAAAATCATCCTGATGTTGCCACTAGTCTCAACAATCTGGCGGGTCTTTATCGCTCTCAAGGGAAATACGCAGAAGCGGAACCTCTTTATCTGCGATCGCTGGCAATTAGAGAAAAGCAATTAGGAGAAAATCATCCTGATGTTGCCCAAATTCTCAACAATCTGGCGGAACTTTATCGCGTTCAAGGGAAATACACAGAAGCCGAACCGCTTTATCTGCGATCTCTTTCTATCAGGGAAAAACAGTTAGGAGCAGACCATCCTGACGTTGCCCAAAGTCTCAACAATTTAGCTAGTTCGATGGGAAGCCCCACGCTCTACCGACAGGTGAGCGATGGGATGAAAGTCGAGTTAATCGAGTGCAGCAATTCTAAATTTGCGCTGTAG